Within Myceligenerans xiligouense, the genomic segment TCGACTGCTACGACTGGAACACCGCCGTCATCTGGCAGTGGTGGGCCCCGGAACTGTGGCGACGGTTCACCATCACCCTGCGCCGTCACCTGGCCTCGGTACTCGGTGTGCCGGAATCGAAGCTGCGCGACCATGCCTCGCTGGAGTTCGCGAAGGTCGCCGAGTTCCAGGCACGCGGCCTGGTGCACTTCCATGCCCTGATCCGCCTGGACGGACCCAACCGCGCCCCGATCGGCGCGCGCCTGGGTGATGCCGGGAACGCCGCTCCGCTGGACGGGGACGCGCTCACGGCCGCCGTGGAAAACGCCATCAGCGCCGTGCAGTTTGAGGCTCCTCCGGTCGATGGTGCAGACGTGCCGCGCCTGCTGTCCTTCGGGGAACAGCGAGACGTGCGGACCGTGCGCACTGGCCTACCGGACGCCGCCGACGACGGGAAGCTCTCCCCCGAACAGGTGGCGGGCTATCTGGCGAAGTACTCCACGAAGTCGACCGGCGTCGACCCGGCTGCCCCGCGCCCGCACCTGGCGCGCATGGCGCAGACCTCCCGGCACCTTGCCGAACGTGCTGCCACGGCCTGCCGGACCCTAGACGGACCGGACCCGGAGGACGACGAGGGCTGCTGGTGCGGCACCTGCGCCGACTCCCCCTACCGGCTGCTCGCGAAGTGGGCACGCATGCTCGGATTCCGAGGGCACTTCTCGTCCAAGTCGCGCGCCTACTCCGTGACGCTCGGCAAGCTGCGCACCGCTCGCGCCCGCTACGCCCGCCTCAAGGCCGACGCCGACCGCCGCGGCGTGCCCCTGGACGTGGCCGACCTCGAACGCCGACTCCTGGCCGACGAGGACGACGACACCACCCTCGTGGTCGGCGAATGGACCTTCCGCGCCGCCGGATGGGGCTCACCCGGAGACAAGATCCTCGCCGACGCCGCAGCCGCACGCGCCCGCGAATACGCCCAATGGCAGGCCGAACAGCGCAAGACCAATTCCGATGACCGTTGAGGGGGAAGTGATGGAGACCAGGAAGAAGACGCGCGCGTCCCGGTTGAAGCCGGTCGAGGTTGAGCCGGTGCTGTACCGCGTCGAGGAAGCAGCTCAAGCGCTCCGGATGTCGCGCTCGGTCGTCTACGAACTGATCCGATCCGGCCGGCTTCGCACCGTGAAGGAGGGCACGCGTCGCCTCGTCCCGGTCGCCGCTGTCCTGGAGTACGTGAAGTCTCTGGAGGCTGCGGCGTGACTGGCGCGGAGGAGGAGAAGGGCCGGCGCGCGAAGGGTGAGCACACGGTCTATCTCGACAAGGCTCGTGGTGTGTGGGTTGCCCAGGCTGACCTGGGGTTCACGGCTCGGGGAACTCGTCTGCGCCCGAAGGCATCGGGCAAGACGGAGGATGCGGCCCTTCGTGCGCTGCGGAAGCGGGTCCGTGAGTACGAGGCAGGTCTGGTGCCTGGCTGGGAGCGGGTCACGGTCTCACAGGTCGTCGAGCAGTGGTTGGAGCTCGGGCGGTCGACCGTGGGAGAGAAGACGAAGGAGGGGAACGAGAACCACTACCTGCGGCACATCAAGCCGGCCCTAGGCCGTCGTCGGGTCAAGGACTTGCGTCCGGACGACGTGGATCGGTGGCTGTTGGGACTCGCGGCGACGCTGGCGACCTCGACGCTCAAGCAAGTGCGTTCGGTACTCAAGCGCTCTATCGATCGGGCGGTGAAGCAGGGCCTCGCGGAGCGGAATGTCGTCGACCTGTGTCCGCCTCCCCGGGGTCGGGCCGGTCGTCGGTCGAAGTCGCTGACGCTGGAGCAGGCTTCTGACGTGCTGGAGAAGACGAAGCAGCACCACATGCACGCGTACATCGTGCTGTCGATGCTGGTCGGCGTCCGCCCGGAGGAAGCACGTGCGCTGCGGTGGGACCGGGTGCACCTCGACCCGCCCGGCGACGTCCCGCCGCACGTCGAGGTCTGGCGATCTGTGCGCTTCGGGAACGACACGAAGACGCCCAAGTCGCGGCGCACGCTCGCGTTCTCGGGGTACGTCGGGGCGGTGTTGCGCAAGCATCGCGCTGACCAGGACGAAGCTCGACGTCGGGCCGGGTCCAGATGGAAGGAGCACGGCCTCGTGTTCCCGTCTCAGGTCGGCACGATGCAGGATGCGCACAACGTCCTGCGCATGTTCCGCGACGCCCTCAAGCTCGTGCCGGGCATCGATCCCGAGGAGTGGATCACGTACGAGCTCCGGCACTCGTTCGTGTCGATCCTGTCGCACCACGGGATGCCGGTCGAAGAGATTTCGCGGCTGATGGGGCACTCGGGAACTGCGGTGACAGAGCTGGTCTACCGGCACGAGCTGAGGCCGGTGCTCCAGTCCGGCGCCGGCGTGATGGACGCGGTGTTCCCCATGCTCGGTGAGGGTGAGGCGGCGAGTGATGACGGCGCGTAGGCACTCGGATAGGCACCATCACTGCTCGGAAACGAGGAATCCCACCGGGCCGATTAGGTATCGTGCCTGGTGGGACTGGGTGGAGCCAAGGGGACTCGAACCCCTAACCCCCTGCTTGCAAAGCAGGTGCGCTACCAATTGCGCCATGGCCCCGGACGAGACGCCGGATCGACGCCCCGCACATACTACTCGACGGTGTCGGTGACCTCGGACCAGAGGTCACGCCCCTCGGCGTCCTCGTTGAGCTTGCGCCACAGGACGTACCCGGCGCCGGCAGCCAGAATCAGGACGAGCAACTTCTTCACGAGTTCCTCCGTGGTCGGTGAACGACGGACCGATGCCCCCGATCCTCGTGCGTTCCACAATCCCACATTCCCGGCGGCAACGACCAGTCGGAACGAGGTGGCACGCCGTGGAGCCGATGGCGGGCCCGGCGCCAGGTGGCCGGGCCCGCCGCGCTCCCGCAGCCTCAGACCGCGCCGAACGTCCAGGACTGCTCGGTGCCGCTGCCGCAGGTGCGGATCTCGAGCTTCTGACCGTCCTGCAGCGCGCCGTCGATCACCGCGAGGCACTTGCCCGACTGCGGGTTCACCAGGTGCCGCGCCGCGCCGTCGTAGGTCCATGCCTGCGCGCCGGTGCCGTTGCAGGTCCAGAGTTGAACCGTGGCGCCGTCCGCCGTCCCTCCGCCGGCGACGTCGAGACACTTTCCGAGCGCGGAGACCGTGTCGCCGGAGCGCGTCCAGGTCTGAGCGGCGTTTCCGCTGCAGTGCACGATCTGGATCGGGTTACCGTCCGAGGCATCGGCCCACGGCACGTCGAGGCACATCCCGTTGGCGGCGAGGACCGTTCCGGTTCCTTCCGGCAAGGAGGTGTCGGGCGGGGTGCCGTCGTCGCCGCCGCCCCCGTCACCGCCCTCTCCGCCGATCGGTGTGGCCGCTCCGGCGAACGGATCGAGCTGCATGAACGCCTCCGTCGGGTTCCCGTCGTGGACCAGGGACTCCTGGTTCTCGACGTCGTCGAACGCGAACGCGTACGCCTTGCCGTCGGCCATCTGCTCGTGGATGTACTTGCCGTAGTAGTTCGTCCGCCCGTTCTGGTAGAA encodes:
- a CDS encoding helix-turn-helix domain-containing protein, coding for METRKKTRASRLKPVEVEPVLYRVEEAAQALRMSRSVVYELIRSGRLRTVKEGTRRLVPVAAVLEYVKSLEAAA
- a CDS encoding DLW-39 family protein, with the protein product MKKLLVLILAAGAGYVLWRKLNEDAEGRDLWSEVTDTVE
- a CDS encoding replication initiator — translated: MNGLDLDGGRSGFPGFGPDAPLDLGTLTDAEAASLIGRLRNRTAGAFADVAASVGYCSHPVRLAGSSMTLDRATGEVLSQFSSTDAPLGELYRACGNRRADVCPACSRVYARDTFEMIRAGAVGGKTVPSSVTANPLVFATLTAPSVGHVHGTRTTPDGSPAPCLPRGRAKRCPHGRPVSCWRKHTPEDPHLGEPLCFDCYDWNTAVIWQWWAPELWRRFTITLRRHLASVLGVPESKLRDHASLEFAKVAEFQARGLVHFHALIRLDGPNRAPIGARLGDAGNAAPLDGDALTAAVENAISAVQFEAPPVDGADVPRLLSFGEQRDVRTVRTGLPDAADDGKLSPEQVAGYLAKYSTKSTGVDPAAPRPHLARMAQTSRHLAERAATACRTLDGPDPEDDEGCWCGTCADSPYRLLAKWARMLGFRGHFSSKSRAYSVTLGKLRTARARYARLKADADRRGVPLDVADLERRLLADEDDDTTLVVGEWTFRAAGWGSPGDKILADAAAARAREYAQWQAEQRKTNSDDR
- a CDS encoding site-specific integrase, whose amino-acid sequence is MTGAEEEKGRRAKGEHTVYLDKARGVWVAQADLGFTARGTRLRPKASGKTEDAALRALRKRVREYEAGLVPGWERVTVSQVVEQWLELGRSTVGEKTKEGNENHYLRHIKPALGRRRVKDLRPDDVDRWLLGLAATLATSTLKQVRSVLKRSIDRAVKQGLAERNVVDLCPPPRGRAGRRSKSLTLEQASDVLEKTKQHHMHAYIVLSMLVGVRPEEARALRWDRVHLDPPGDVPPHVEVWRSVRFGNDTKTPKSRRTLAFSGYVGAVLRKHRADQDEARRRAGSRWKEHGLVFPSQVGTMQDAHNVLRMFRDALKLVPGIDPEEWITYELRHSFVSILSHHGMPVEEISRLMGHSGTAVTELVYRHELRPVLQSGAGVMDAVFPMLGEGEAASDDGA